AATTCTCTGTGTATGTTAGGGAACACACGGTTGAGTGCCTGGTAAACTTTGTTGATTGCTCTGTCCTCTCGCAGCCCATGGACACAGAAGCCGACCTGCAGTTCCGTCCTCGCACAGGAAAAGCGGCATCAGCGCCTCTCCTGCCTGAGGTGGAAGCCTACCTGCAGCTGCTCATGGTCATCTTCCTGATGAACAGCAAGCGCTACAAAGAGGTACCCAGGATGCAGTGGGCGTGGTTAGCAAGCCCTAGGGCTCTGGGGGGAGATGAGCTCCAATGGAGAAGTAGAGAGACTCACTGTGGGCTCTCGCTCTCCATCTCCccatgccaggcgtggtggtgcacgcctgtgaCCCCAGTGCTCAGAGGCTGGGACAGAAtacaaattcaagaccagtccaggctgcatagtgagatcatgtctcacaTTTGCACAAAGTAAGCTCTCATAGCTCTTTAAGAAATGACAGCTaggcattggtggtgcatgcctttaatctcagaactcgaGAGGCTGTCACAGGCATATTAATATAGGccacatgcatatacagataaaagtaatcatttttcaaaattatatttttaaaacgcCAGCTCTGTGAGGTTGGAGAGCTAGTacagtcgttaagagcactggctactgtTACAgcagacccaggtttgattccctgcaCACAGGTGGCAGTTCACAgcaataactccagctccagaaagttcaacattctcttctggcatAGGCACCAAGCAGGCTCGTGGTACCTTAATATCattcaggcagaacactcatacacacacgagaaaaagaaaatgaaaactctaaCTGTGGCCAGAAGCGTATCCAGTCTCACTGTGGCCGGAAGCATGTCCGGTCTCACTGTGGCCAGAAGCGTGACCGGTCTCACTGTGGCCGGAAGCGTGGCCGGTCTCACTGGGGCCGGAGGCGTGTCCAGTAAGGCGCAGTGGGCGTTTACCCTGCTTACAGATCTACCGCTCACCAGTCACGCAGAAATGACGGGGGCCTCTCTCCCTGCTGGTTCCTTCTTTTTCACCAcactgtttggtttgttttctagaTAAAATTTGTCTTTTTACTGCATACAGTTGGATTTACTGTATGTACACACAAGGGTTTTACTGTATATACACTGAAGGTTCTGCAGCCATCACCACTAACTCCAAGGACACGTTCCTTGCTCCAGCACAAACGCCACCCGTGATTTACCCACAAGCTCCCAGtgtgctttctgtctctttggaaGATTTACCCCTTGCACTTAAGACAAGGATTAAAGACAATGCATGGGGTAACGGCATAGCATGGACCAGTGAACATGCCATTCTGTGCTGTTGTTTAACTGAAGGTGGAGCCTAGGACTTCACGCGTGCTGGTTCTGGGGGAGCGCTGTGCACTGAGCTGTACTTagcctgttgttttgttttgcttcggTGATTTACTCTGTGACCCAGGGTGGTCTGAGACTTGCTGCAGTCTGGCAAGCGGGATCACATTTTTGTGACTAGCTGGTATTCTAATGAATATGTCTTACTTTGTTTATTGATACTATTTCTTGtttagttctgtttgttttgtcgaCATTGTCTCACTCTGGCCCAGCCTAGCCGCCCTCTGGATCTTCCTCCCTCGTCCTCCCGAGAACAGGATTACAGCCTGCAGCGCCACACTTGTACTTATGCATTCTTCAGCTACCAAGAAATACTGGGCTTATTTTAAATGGTGCAGATCCGAGTGTTTGTCCATAGGCTTTTGTGTGCAACTCTTTGCAGTTCTCTTGGATACACACCTAGGGACAGAGTTGCACGCTCATGATATTTCCTCTGTGGCTTTGGGGGGCTTACCACTTGCTTCTCTTTTGTCTCCCGACCCCTGCCAGGCACAGAAAATCTCTGATGACCTGATGCAGAAGGTCAGTACTCAGAACCGGCGAGCCCTGGACCTTGTAGCCGCCAAGTGTTACTATTATCACGCCCGGGTCTATGAGTTCCTGGACAAGCTGGATGTGGTGCGCAGGTATGGGGAGTCGAGGTCCCCGTGGGTTCAGAGTCCTGGTCATCACTTGTGCAGAGGTGTAGGTCTGGAGCGAGTGAGGAACTGGTGGTGTGAGGGTCTgtgttagtcactgttctgttgctgagAGGGGACACCATCACCAGGGCGCcgtatgaaggaaaacatttcactgggggtTTACCTACAGTtgtggaggtttagtccctgacGTGACAACTTGCTCAGGCTGGAGCAATAGCTAGGATCTGCATCCGTTGCTGAAGGGTTGGGGACTGGCATGGGCTTCCGCAAcctcagtgacatgcttcctccaacaaggccacaccttctagtcctTCTACATCTTTGACCTCGTGCCCTCCTGGTGACTAAGCACTCAGGTGTCTAAGCCTGCTAGACAATCTGTTTAGTCCACCCCGGTGCCCAGCAGGACGCAAGCCCTGCCCTGCGGGAGTGGCATCTGTGAGTGAATAACGGGCTAACCTGGGTGAACAGTGGGCTAACCTCTGGGCTCTAGAGAGCTGTCCCCTGTCCTctgtgaccccataggaagagagGGGTGGAAGGTCAGCTAGGAATGTTGTGACTTTCTGTTCAAAATCTACTACTGCCACCCCTAACCCCACCCCTGCACCCTTTAGAAAAGTCCTTGGTGATTTCTGAGAGCTGGTCTGACATGGAGTCCTCCTCTTGTGGCCTCAGCTGTCTGCACTTGTCTAcattccacctcctcctcttccttaagCATACCAGACATGCTCCCTCAGAGCCTGCACACACTTCTCTCTGCCTGGACCCCTCCCCGTCTTCTTAAGTCCATGTTTCCCTGCAGCTCATCTTGGTCTGCGGTGGCCACGCTGCCAGGcctgggccagtgagatgctTCAGTAAAAATCCAAACCTGACTTCCATCTCTCAgatcccaaaagttgtcctctgacctccagatttGTGCtattgtatatgtgcacacaaacacacacattttttttaaaatatttatgtttatatgagtaccctgttactgtcttcagatacaccagaagaggtcatcagatcccattacagatggttgtgagccaccatgtggttgctgggaattgaactcatgacatttggaagagcagccagtgctcttaaccgctgagccatctctccagctccgcacacatttttttaactatctttttcttttttatttgttttttaagaattacttatttaagccgggcgtggtggtgcacgcctttaatcccagcattcgggaggcagaggcaggcagaggcaggcggatttcttgagttcaaggccagcctggtctacaaagtgagttccaggacagccagggctatacagagaaaccctgtctcaaaaaaaaaaaaaaaaaaaagaattacttatttattttacatatgtgagtacactatacctgtcttcagacatctcagaagaaggcataggatcctgttacagatggttgtgagccaccatgtggttgctgagaattgaactcaggacctctggaagagtttAAGTGCTCTTGTTTctttgttggcttgttttttggggggtgggggggtggggtttgttttttttttttctgagacagggtttctctgtgtagtcctggctggcctggaactcagaaatcctgcctctgcctcccaagtgctgggattaaaggcatgcaccaccaggcccgagttaagtgctcttaaccactgagccatctctccagtcccaaacaTTAAGTCCCGGGTCTattgatgatggatggatggttcaGCTAATAAAGACTGCTGCCGagcttgaggacctgggtttgaaccctCGGACTTAAGCTGTGGACTAAGAGAACCAAccctgcaggctgtcctctgccctcGTGTGCTCACATAAGCAGTGTAAGGAGAAacgggctagagagacagctcagctgcccaggcccaggctcaggctcaggctcaggctcaggctcaggctcaggctaaCAACCCaaagcagagaaaagcaaggCCACTGCTCTcgcctcctgtgtccctgcccTCTTCCCCGATGTCCTCCTGGCCTCTGCTGCCGTCTGTCCTGCCTAAACCACATTCTTGGCCTAAGCACAAGTTTTGTCCACTCTAGAACAGTGCCAGACCACAATGAATATTCGTTAAATAGGACAGCTCAGAgttgtgtttgaggcttttcattgtatgttttggagacagggtctctgtgtaactctggccatcctggaactagACAAGCAGACCAGTAGAGGTtttcccgcctctgcctcccaagtgctgggattttggtgtgcgccaccaaacctgacctcgttttttttttgtttgtttgtttgtttgtttgttttttaagatttatttatttattatatgtaagtacactgtagctgtcttcagacactccagaagagggcatcagatcttgttatggatggttgtgagccaccatgtggtggctgggatttgaactctggaccttcggaagagcagtcgggtgctcttacccactgagccatctcaccagcccctgacctCGTTTTAAGAGTCTGACAtccctttgtctttccttctcaAAGCTTCTTGCATGCCCGGCTCCGGACAGCCACCCTGCGGCACGATGCTGACGGACAGGCTACCCTTTTGAACCTCCTGCTTCGGAATTACCTGCACTACAGCTTGTATGACCAGGCTGAGAAGCTGGTGTCCAAGTCTGTGTTCCCTGAGCAAGCCAACAACAATGAGTGGGCCAGGTACCTCTATTACACAGGTAAGCAGGTCTGAGATGGCTCAGGCTCCTTCAGGGTTGGTCCGTTTGGTATAGACGGCCCTCATCCCAGATAGGCACATGAGGGACCAGGTCACAGCTTGGGACTGCACATGGGATAATCTACAAATCATCAGGCAAGCAAGAGATGGTAGTATTCCAAAGCCCGGGCGTTTGCCCAAAGAGGGGTAATGGTGGTCATGGTGGATCACACCACTCTTTTGACCCACTCTCCCCCTGTGCCCCCAGGGCGAATCAAGGCTATCCAGCTGGAGTACTCTGAAGCTCGGAGAACCATGACCAATGCCCTTCGAAAGGCTCCCCAGCACACAGCTGTTGGCTTCAAACAGACGGTGAGCCATGGTTACCGTGTTTATCTGGTACCCTAAGGTCTGCATCCCTGTACTAGAGCCATCCTGAGGCTGCTCTGGCTATCCGTGTCAGAATTGTCAGCGACGCTTCAGCTCCTCTGCCAGCTTGCGGCTTTCGTTGAGATGAGTTTGGGATGTTCCTGATTCCCGGGAGTTCCCAGCACTCGCAGTCCTCCTAGGCGTGGGCCTGGGTGGCATTGATAAGCCCGGGCTTTTCCATATTCCCTTATGTGCCTGTCCGTTCACAAAGCTGGGAGGCGTGTGTGCACGTAAGCCCTGGCCACTTCAGAGCCCTCGGACATAGATGGTCTCTCTGGGTTGACCTCGGTGTTGAGCGCCATGAATGACCAGAAAGGGGAAAAATGTTGCTGGAACCATCGTGGGCCTGTGCAAAGTCCCAGAGCACAGCTTTGTGCCCAGCTCTTCAGCTCTAGCCTATGTGCCTGCCTCAGCATGGTACCAGCCGCCATTGCTCCCTTCTCAGGGTGGGCGAGCGCCGGAGATGGGGCAGAGCGGGCCaacttgttttaaaagaataagaaatcttACATGAACTGGTTTTTGGAATATTAGTAGGATTTTCTTCACACAAAGGAATTTCCAGACACACGAGACACGGGGCAGCCTGGTAGATTGCTTATGATATAAACACTAaagtttctttgaaaagtcaCTAAGaggcaggagtggtggcacacagtaGTCCACAGttggaggctgatgcaggaaggtagcaggtggaggccagcctgggctacatagtgtaagaccctgtctagaaCAACAAAAAGCACTACAGATACAGATAAGGAAATAGTGTGTCACATGCTGGTGAGTCTCCATGGAGTAATCCCACATCTTGGATAACACGCGAGGGACATTTTTCCTTACATGTTTTCCTGCAGTGGTGTCTGAGCCAGGGTGGAGCCCAGCTGGTCCTGAGTCTTGCCAGTGTTCAGTGATGAAGCCTGGGACGGAGGAAGGGGAATGTGTGTTCAGGAGAgggctgtgtggtgtgtggtcttctctcctccctctcccctccccctcacagcTTATTAAAATACAGGCATGAGGGACAGAGCTGTACTCCTAGGCGCTCAGCAAGCACAGGCAGGAGCAGGGCACCTTCGAGGCCAACCGGACTGTTGAATTGTTGCTGAAGGGTGGTGCGTCTGTAagcctgtcttcctccctcctacCCACCCCTCAAGAcggagtctcactgtgtatccctagctagcctggaactaactgtatagaccaggctagcctctgtctcccaaatgctaggattacagagcGGTGCCCCGGTGTCTGCAGTTTCTGAGGGGCCAGTGCTGCTGGCACGTTGAGAACGACTCGTTTTCTTTAGGGACAGATAAAGACCATTAGTATCCACTAATGCAGCAGCCTCTCCTCCATAAACCTTAAAAGACATACATTTGGAAACAGATCTGGGGGGATTAGGAGGGGGGggataaatataatcaaaatatgttttatgaaattttcaaagaaatgataaaaatataaagtaagcaAAAGCACATATATTAAACCAGGCTTCATGATACATGTCATATTCCAGCACatggggagctgaggcagaattGTTTCTAATTCTGTAACAAGTAcagggctaacctgggctatataaccTAGACTGTATAAGGAAACCCTGGCTTTTTTGAAAAGGCAAACATAAATGTGTTCCCTTTCCACTTGTGAGGTGCAAAGCCTACCAGGAGTCTCTCTGGACTAACAAAGTAGGGCCGGGCTGGGCTCTCTCCTGGAGACCTGGGGAGGGGCTGAAGGCGCTCCTTAAGTATCAGCATCCTAGCACACATTGGCATGCCACTCCAgcctccacttctctctccctctgactaTAGTGTGTatgctgtctgcctgcctctctatctctctccaaGAACTCACAGAATAgataggctggcctcgaactcacagagatccacctgtctctgcttcccgagaACTGGACTTAAGGGTGTGTGCCATGGATTTGTGGGTCCCCACAAAGAccaaagagggtatcagatctgcttgagctggagtcacaggcagttgtgagccaccgtgtaggttctggggaccaaactcctGTCCTCTGTAGGAACAGCAGacattaactgctgagccttcgcTGCGCCCTCTCTCCCTTTTAGATGTATTTAGTGTACACATAGTTTGCCTGCCTGCTGACTGTGTGCGCATCCCAGCCTGCCTCCCTCATCCTCAGTATGTCTGATCAGAGCCCAGGCACCATTTTCCCTTGCCCACGGATGTGCCCCACCCATTGCACTCCTGTCACACCCCATGCAGGTGCACAAGCTTCTGATCGTGGTGGAGCTCCTACTGGGGGAGATCCCAGACCGCTTGCAGTTCCGTCAGCCCTCCCTAAAGCGCTCCCTCATGCCCTACTTCCTTCTCACCCAAGGTAAGGCTGCTCCCCACAGCCCTGCCTGTGGCCTGCTGTGTGTGACCATTTACATCAGCTAAACCACCCTGTCCCCACACAGCTGTTAGGACAGGAAATCTTGCCAAGTTCAACCAAGTTCTGGATCAATTTGGGGAGAAGTTTCAAACTGATGGGACCTACACCCTAATTATCCGACTGCGACACAATGTGATCAAGACAGGTATGGATTTGGATCTGAACAGGATGCAGATGCTCTCAGAGTTTCTGAGACAAGCGGCCTGGTGAGTCAGTGGGTGGTGGCCATCATTGTCTCTCCCtgacccccaaccccctcccccaggtgTGCGCATGATCAGCCTGTCCTATTCCCGGATCTCCCTGGCCGACATCGCCCAGAAGCTGCAGCTGGATAGCCCAGAAGATGCAGAGTTCATTGTCGCCAAGGTGAGTTTGGCTCAGAAGCCGCAGTGGCCAAGGATGGGACCTTCCTGCCTGATACAGGGGGCAAGAGTAGGAGGGAATTTTCCAGAGGTTCAGCAGTAACCCAGTCTCATCAGGAAATGCCAGTACTATAGCAAAGCCAGGAACTTGCCAGAAAGGAGCATGAATCTGGGCGTGAGTGTTAGGACAGGACCTGACCAGCACAAGTCTGACAGGAGGTGACCTTTCCTCCCTTTGGGAGCCCACAGGCCATCCGGGACGGCGTGATTGAGGCCAGCATCAATCACGAGAAGGGATACGTCCAGTCCAAAGAGATGATTGACATCTACTCCACCCGGGAGCCCCAGCTGGCCTTCCACCAGCGCATCTCCTTCTGTCTGGACATCCACAACATGTCTGTCAAGGTGAGGCAACCTTGGCTACTGCCGGGCTAGTCGGCATCACTGCCCTCACTCCCCTGGAGTCCGCAGGGATTAGTACCCAGTCCCCAGCCGGTGTCTACAAACCACTGATGTAAGGTGGGGCTACAGGGACGAAAGACTAAGCCAAGGCTCCATGGCCCCGGCCAGCAGGACTGTAGTGCCTTCCCTGTAGCATGTCAGGGATGTCACCAGGAAGGGGCAGGCAGGGTTCCAAGTTTGCTCGGTCCCCTCTTCTGAGTCTGTCTGCCTGTGAGACATGAATTGCTGTCTGGCTAGCGTGCGTCAGGAATTGCTGAGACTGGAGTCACTTCACACTGTGGAGCACTTGGCCATGCTTGCCTGTATAAAATGAGGGGTGGCCTTTAGTTCCACAGAAGATCTAAGTCCTCCTCTGCCTAAACACTGAGTTTGGTGCTGTTCCCTTCTGGTGGTCTTCCTTACCCCAGGAGCCAAGGTGTTGCTGCCTTCCTAAAAATCTGGCAAAACACACTGCAGACATGTGAGGGTCTTCAAGATCCAGCCCTTTCTGTCCTCGCCTTTAACATCTGGTAGTAGAAGAGCCTACTTCTAAATGAGTGTGATTGataatggtgcatgcctttaatctcagcacttagggtggaggcaggtaggtctcagtgagttcaaggacagcccagtctacatagtgaattgcaggacagccagggctttgtacagagaccctgcctttagatagatagatagatagatagatagatagatagatagatagatagatagatagatagatagatagatagatagatagatagatagatagaNtagatagatagatagatagatagatagatagatagatagatagatagatagatagatagatagatagatagatagatagatagatagatagataccttagatggatggatgggtggatgagtggatggatggatggatggatggatggtcacTTCCCGCctagacaggagagaaagcatgGCCCACCATGTTCAGACCCTGGTGTCTGGGACGTGCGAAGGCCCAGTGATTCCTGCTTCTTTCTCCACCTGCTATTTTCAGGCCATGCGCTTTCCTCCCAAATCCTACAACAAGGACCTGGAGTCTGCAGAGGTGAGCAAGAATCAAGGGCAGACCTTTTCAAAAGGGAAGCggggaaggagctggagggcaGGGCAGCCCCTTCCTTGGATGAAGCCCTCAGCCCCTCTCCTTGCAGGAGCGGCGGGAGCGGGAGCAGCAGGACCTGGAGTTTGCCAAGGAGATGGCGGAGGATGATGACGACAGCTTCCCCTGAGCCAGGCCGGGGGAGGGGCAGGCTGAGTGGAGActggctttttctcttttccctcaggTGTCCCCTGCCCGGGAAACTGTTCTCCGTTTCCCACACACGGCTCACAGACTGCATATGTGCAGGGGTcagggatgctgggagccaaCCGTCCCCTTCTTGCTACCATGCCTCTCTGTAGCTGGTGACAGTACCCTGTGGGCAGGAGAGTGGGTGGCAGCCTCCTGGAGGCAGGGTCCTGCCTCATGGTGGTGTCGGTGGCAGGAGGGGACGGACAGAACCATGGATTAGGGTGTGGACTAGGGCCTGGAGTTGGGACACGTTGGGTTCTATGTTTTTGAAGCttcaattatgatttttaaacaataaaaagttcTCCAGAGTTCCTTGTGCACGGTATCAGTTACTCCATGGCACCTGCTTGATTGACTGCACTGTTGACAAGCCTGGATGGCTTTATTTTTCTTGGCATCTTAGCCCCAAGTGTGATCAGGATCCAGCATATCCTCAGGGAAGGAAGCCAAGGTGAGGTGAGCCAAAGTCAGGAGGCCTGGACTTGGGGCTCTCACGTGTTGGGTAGATTGATGAGTACCCTAGGCATATGTGCTCCTGTCATCAAGTAAAGGACtagactcagcctcctggctcTTCACATCAGGAGCCTAAACTTCCCAGAGGCTCCAAGGGGCAATCAGAACAGGAATGGAAGTCAGTTGACAGAGTGTTTGCCAAGCATGCATAGAATCttggttttgattcccagcactgcacaaaCCAGGCTTGATGACACAAGTGTAACCTAGCATGGCGTCAGGAGTAAGCAAactgggctccatgagaccctgcctcagaaaagtCAAGGACGAGCGGCTGACCTCGAGTGCTGTGCACAAGAGAGCAAAGCCTGGCAGGGTGAGAACAGCCTTTGCCCAGTGGCTCTGTGTTGTGAGAGATGGCTAACGAGCTGCACACGGCAATTCCCCCAGCGCTGACGACAGTGGCCTGCTGGGTCAGTGCTGGTAGGCCTGTGTTCCTGGATCACTACTCTGTTCCTCTGTCCCTGCAGAGCTCTCTATCACCTGGGACACCTGGCACTCATCTCTTGCTCTCCAGCCTCACCTTCCACCTTACCGGCCTCACTGGTGTAGATCTGTGTCCCTGCTCAGGGCCACCTAGTCATATTTTTCTGAGCAGTGGTTGGTGGCAGAGCCTTTCCTTGCCAGCCTGTCTGTAGGCTCCTGAAGGGATGGGCCTCCGTGGCCACCCCAGTGCCCGGCATGCTATTTGGGCTGGTGTAGGTATTGTGTGTTGGGggagtgcacacagacacacctcaCCAGCCTCGGATTTCACTCCACtggttttggtctttgttttggtTCCTGATCCCATCCCAGTTCTGGTCACTGTGACCCAGTATTGTTAACCTCCAGTGCCATAAAATGCATGAAGTTGCTTCTGTGAGATGGGATTCTTTCCAGCCCTCCGTTCTTGCAGATCTTATCCTGTGTCCAAGTTGTTGATGCCTGAAGTGTTCTGTAGTTCTGCTTTTTGAAGCAAGGCCCATGGCTGGCTGGGGACAGACTACacagaccagtctggccttaaaaTTTCAGCTAGCAAGGAGGTTGACCAAAAAAAAATGGCTCACAGATTCAAGAAGGAGAATCACAGTATCAAAGCACTCAAGCCAACCGTCTGGAACGGTGTCAGACTCACAGTCCGAAACTCACCAAACCAAGAAAGGGTTCACTTGGATCAGGTGGTAACCATGAGCCTGTGGTACTTAGTGGGCATTACCAGGGCATGACCCTGGATACTGGGCAGGGGAGGAAGCTGTCGGCCGCCCCGCTTGCTGTACATACAGCTGCAACACAGGCTCAGATTGtataatatgaaaaagaaagggggctggagagatggctcagtggttaagagcaccaactgctcttctgaaggtcgtgagttcaaatcccagcaaccacatggtggctcgcaaccatctggaatgagatctgacgccttctggtgctgtctgaagacagctacagtgtacttacatataataataaatattaaaaaaaaaaaagaaaaagaaaaggtactCACTTAAAGATGATAGAGAAGGTcaggaagatggctcactggtgaggagagcagagggttgctcttgcagaggacctggctcatCCTCATCGCCATGCATGACAACAatcccaagggatccaatgccctccccGACACAGAATGCATACACGTGTATGTATAGAAGGAAAAAACTAATAGACAtacgtaattttttttttttttttttttttttttNAAACATAAACTTAAGCAAGTGCCTAGATGTCTATAAAGCTTCCTACCTCTTGATCACCATAAACAaagattctgtttttgtttttgtttttggttgttgttgtggtttttcgagacagggtttctctgtgtagccctggctgtcctggaactcactctgtagaccaggctggcctcgaactcagaaattcacttgcctctgcctcccaagtgctaggattaaagtcgtgcaccaccacgctcggcgtaatttttttttttaattaaggcagGGATGTAACTTGTGGTAGAGTGCCTGCTTACCAtgccagaggtcctgggttcagtcccaagCCTTGTAAACAAACAATTCTTTCTGACAGCAAGGGCTTCTGCAGCCGCCTCAGCCTCTCACAGACCACCCTGGCCTCAGAGCTGCTTCAGTTTAGCCCTGCTCAGCCCCTGTGTGACTTATCCAGGGAAAGAGGCCATTGCTCCTTGATGTGTTGTCccatatatagcccaggctagccacatacttgctatgtagctgaggatgaccctgagcttaactgtttttattagcatatactaATCACACATAATTACAGGCTCCACTGTGGCATTTCCGTGGAGCACATCTAATGCATTTTGACCACATTATCTCTTCGTTACCCCTCATTTCCTCCCTgcaggtcctcctcctcctcaccagtACCTTGTCTACTCTTCTGTTGTGTTCAGGTGATCCCTGAACTTTCTTGGggttcgttgttgttgttgttgtttcgagaaggggtttctctgtgtagccccggctatcctggaattcactctgtagaccaggctggcctataaTTCAAGAACTTTGCttccctgtctcctgggattaaaagcatgcaccaccagcATCCAGCTCCAGGTCCTTACAGTAACATGGAGCAGGAGTTATTAGAGGCATGGGTAACTTGCTATGGTATTGAAGAAAAAAACCTCTTCTTTCCCCAGTAACCACTGTTTATAAATCCCCCCAGGGGGGTAGGGACCCACAGGCCCAGCCTCCTGCAGGAAACCATCCATCGCACCAGCTGTAAGCTCCAGTACAATGGCCATAGGTAGCCACCACACCTTTCTCAAGAAATCTGCTGCTGGTGAGGTGTGGCGGTAGCGGCACAGgctccttcctccagccctgcATTCTTTCTGTTCTCGTCCACAGTGCTCGCTGGGCCGTGATAGGGTGGTACAGCTCTCTCTCACTAATGGCTAAGCATCCAGCAGTCACTTCTCAGCACTCTGGCCACAACAAAAAGAAGCGTCTCAGACCAAAGCTGACAAGCTATGACAGTAATAAACATAATTATTCAGATGGCAACTGGACAAGCACATCATATCTATTTATCAGGACAACAGCTCTAGCTTCCCTACTGGGTCTCAGGACTTCCCACACATA
This sequence is a window from Mus pahari chromosome 14, PAHARI_EIJ_v1.1, whole genome shotgun sequence. Protein-coding genes within it:
- the Psmd3 gene encoding 26S proteasome non-ATPase regulatory subunit 3 yields the protein MKQEGSARRRGADKAKPPPGGEQEPPPPAPQDVEMKEEAAAGSGSTGEGDGKAAATEHSQRELDTVTLEDIKEHVRQLEKAVSGKEPRFVLRALRMLPSTSRRLNHYVLYKAVHGFFTSNNATRDFLLPFLEEPMDTEADLQFRPRTGKAASAPLLPEVEAYLQLLMVIFLMNSKRYKEAQKISDDLMQKVSTQNRRALDLVAAKCYYYHARVYEFLDKLDVVRSFLHARLRTATLRHDADGQATLLNLLLRNYLHYSLYDQAEKLVSKSVFPEQANNNEWARYLYYTGRIKAIQLEYSEARRTMTNALRKAPQHTAVGFKQTVHKLLIVVELLLGEIPDRLQFRQPSLKRSLMPYFLLTQAVRTGNLAKFNQVLDQFGEKFQTDGTYTLIIRLRHNVIKTGVRMISLSYSRISLADIAQKLQLDSPEDAEFIVAKAIRDGVIEASINHEKGYVQSKEMIDIYSTREPQLAFHQRISFCLDIHNMSVKAMRFPPKSYNKDLESAEERREREQQDLEFAKEMAEDDDDSFP